TGGCCGAGCGTGAGGCGACGCACCGCGCGATTTCCCTGGCCGAACTGCTGGATACGCCCATCCTGATCGTGCACGTGTCCGGCCCCGACGCCATCGAGCAGATCCGCTGGGCGCAGACGCGCGGCCTGAAGATCTACGCCGAGACCTGCCCGCAGTATCTTTTCCTGACCGCCGCCGACCTGGAAGGCGACCTGCTGCACGGGGCGCGCTGCATCTGCAGCCCGCCGCCGCGCGACGAAGCCGCCCAGCAGGCGGTCTGGAACGGCCTGGCCAACGGGACGTTCCAGGTCTTCTCGTCTGACCACGCGCCGTTCCGCTTCGACGGCCCGGGCGGCAAGAAACCCGAGGGCGAGCACACGCCCTTCAACCACGTGCCCAACGGGATACCCGGCCTGGAGACACGGCTGCCACTACTGTTTTCCGAAGGCGTACTGCAAGGGCGCATGGACATCAACGACTTCGTCGCGCTGACGTCCACCCAGCCGGCCAAGCTCTACGGCCTGTATCCACGCAAAGGCACCATCGCCATCGGCACGGATGCCGACATGGTGATCTGGGATACCGGCATCACACGCGTGATCCGCAACGGCGACCTGCACCACAACGTGGACTACACCCCATACGAAGGCCGGACGGTACAGGCCTGGCCCGCGATCACGCTGAGCCGCGGCCAGGTGGTCTATGCCGACGGCGTCTTCCAGGGACAGGCGGGCCAGGGCCGTTTCCTGCGCTGCGATCGTCCGGCCCCCGCGCGGCCACGGCGCGCGACGCGGCGCCACGCACCCTGGCTGTCCGCCTTGTCGCGCATGGATGCGTGGACGGATGCGGGGACTGCGGGGGACGTGGGGGACGCGGCATGAATGCCGCGCCCTTCTTCGACCTGCTGATCACCAACGTCACAGCGCTGACGGTCGACCCCGCGAATCCGTGCATCGCGCACGCCAGCATAGGCGTACGCGACGGGCGCATCGCCTGGATCGGCGCGGCCGTGCCACCGGGCGCGCAGGCGACCCGGATGCTGGACGGCACCGGACGCGTGGCCACGCCAGGCTTCGTCAACGTCCATACCCATTCGGTCCTGACGATGGTGCGCGGCGTCGCCGCCGACCTTGGATTCGCGCCTTCCTATACGCCGGGCATCCCCAAGGCTTCCGACCTGGACGACGAACAGGCATGCGCGCTGGCGCGCCTGGGCGCGATGGAAGCCCTGCTGGCGGGCTCGACCGTGATCGGCGACCACTTCACCCACGCGGACAGCACCACCGAAGCCATCGCCGCCCTGGGGCCGCGCGTCGCGGCCAGCTGGCGCATCCTCGACGTCGATTTCGACCGCGTCGCCCGCAGCCGCGAATGGGTGCACGAGCCCGCCATCGGTGCAGCCCTGCTCGCGCGCGGACTGCAACTGGCGGATCGCTGGGCGGGACATCCCCGCGTCACCGTGCAACTGGCCGCGCATGCGGCCGATACCTGTTCGGATCAGTTGCTGGCGGACGTCGCGCTGCATGCCGGCCGGCTCGGCCTGCGCGTGAACACGCACCTGGGCCAGAGCCAGGCCGAGGTCGATCGCGTGCGTGCGCGCTGCGGCAAGACCTCGACCCAGGTGATGGACCAGGCCGGCCTGCTGAACGACCGGCTGATCGCCGGCCACTGCATCTACGTATCGCCGGACGACGCCGCCCGGCTGGCCGCGGCCGGCGCCCACGTCGCGCATATCCCCAAGTGCAACGCCGCATCGGGCCGCTTGGCGCCCACCCCCATGCTGCGCCGCGCCGGCCTGAACATCGCCCTGGCGACCGACACGCAGCATGGCGACATGATCGAACTGATGCGCTGGGCGCTGGCGACCGCGCGTATCCAGGAAGGCCGGGTGGACGATGCATGGCAACCGGCCGACGTGCTGCACATGGCCACGCAAGGCGGCGCCGACGCGATGGGGCTGGGCGATGAGCTGGGCAGCCTGAGCGTGGGCAAGCAGGCCGACATCGTCCTGCTGGACGCCACGCGGCCGCACTGGGTGCCGCTGGTCAATCCGGCCGGCACGCTGGTGCACACCGGACAGGGACGCGACGTCGAAACGGTGATCGTCGCGGGCGATATCGTTGTCGACCAAGGTCGGCCGGTGTACGCGGACCTGGACCGCATATGCGAAGACGGCAGGCGCGCGGCGCGGCAGGTGTGGGAAAAGGCGAGCTAGCCGGCGCCTTTGCGAGTACCGCCGCACCCATTCGGGCAACACGCCAGGAACGCGCGCAGGATGGGCGATGCATCGCCCTTGCGCCAGGCGATGGCGATCTCGGCGGCAGCGTACGATTCCTTGATCGGCCGGTACGCCACCTTGCGGCCATGCAGCTTGTCCATCGACTCCGGCACCAGTGCCACGCCGGCGCCGGCGGCGACCATGCCCAGCACCGACTCCATGGGCTCGGCCTCCTGCACGACGTTGGGCACGAAGCCGGCGCGCCGGCAGGCCTGCAGCGCCAGTCGGCCGAAGCCGCGTCCCTTCGACCACGGCACCATGACGAAATCCTCGTCGGCGAGGTCGCGCAGCGACAGGCCGCGACGCGCGGCCAAGGCGTGTTCCGCGGGCAGTGCGGCGAGCAGGCGCATGCGTGTCAGCTTGCGCGTTTCGAGCTCGTCGTCATCGATGGGTAGCACCACCAGGCCCACGTCGATGCGGCCTTCGACAAGGGCCGCCTGGTGATAGGCCAGGTTCAGCGGATTGAGCACCAGTTCCACTTCGGGATGGCGGCGGCGAAACAGCGCGAGCGCGTCCGGAAAAAGGTACGCCGCCGTGCCGCCCAGGCCGATGGCGATCTTGCCCACCTGTCCCGCCGCCACGCGCCGAGTGGATACGACCGCCGCCTGCGCGGCGGCGACCAGGGCGCGCGCCTGCTCGTAGAAATGCGCGCCCGCGGCGGTGAGCCGCACGTATTGCTTGGAACGCTCGAACAGCGGCGTGCCGATCTCCGCTTCCAGCAGCATGATCTGGCGGCTGACGGGCGGCTGGGATACATGCAGCAGCGCCGCCGCGCGCGTGAAACTGAGTTCTTCGGCGACCGCGATGAAGTACCGCAGCTGGCGCAATTCCATGTAATACCTTTTTAGCATTACCGTGGTGCCGATTATATATTGGACGACTTACGGCGATCTTCTTAATCTGGCCTGGCCTCGACACAGGACCGACGCCATGACACAGCCAGATCCGCAGCGCGCCAGTGCCCCTTCCTATTCCGGCATGCCGCAAGGCCGCTGGGTCGATGTGGCCCAGGTCCGCACCCGCTATTTCGAAGCGGGCAGCGGCGAACCCGTGGTCTTCATCTATGGGGGCAATTTCGGCATGGCCGATGGCGCCTCCAGCGCCTACACCTGGAACCTGAACCTGCAAGCCCTGGCGGACGCCGGCTACCGCGCCATCGCCTTCGACAAACTGGGTCAAGGCGAAACCGGCAACCCCTCGCGGGACCAGGACTACACCATGCAAGCGGTGGTGGACCATGCCGCCGCGTTTCTGCGCGCGCTGGACCTGCCGCCCGTGCATCTGGTGGGCCATTCGCGCGGTGGCTATGCGGCGACGCGCCTGACGCTGCAGCACCCGCAATCGGTACGCACGCTGACCATCGTCAACAGCGGCACGCTCAGTCCGGGCGTGGGCACCAACGAAGTCGTGCTGTGCAACCCGCCGCATGCCCGTGGCAGCCGCGAGGCGGTGCGCTGGGTCTACGAAAACTACAGCCATGATCCAGGCGTCGTCACCGACGAATGGGTGGATGCCGTCATGCGCATCCTGGCGCTCGACAAGTATCGCGAGACCGTCGCCAAGATGGCGGGCGAAGGGCTGGGCGAACGCGTATTCCTGCCGGAACTCGCCCGGCAGAAACGCGAAACGCTGCGCTGGCTGGATGAAGGCAGGTTGCAGCGGCCGGTGCAGGTGGTGTGGGGCTACAACGACCGCACCGCCGTACTGGAGCGCGGCATGGAGCTGTTCCGCGCGGTATCGCGGCATCAGCGCGACGCGCTGTTCAGCGTCATCAACGAGTCGGGACATTTCCCCTTCCGCGAGCACCCCGCGCAGTTCAACGCCCTGCTCGCGCGCTTCTTTGCCTTGCAGCGCGCGGCATGCGCCGCGGACGCCGTGGGCGCCGCATAAGGATCTGGCCATGAACGATGCATCGATGACTCTCCCTGGACTGCAAACCTGCATGCTGGAAATAGGCGGCCGTCCCGCCCGCCTCCTGCGCGGCGGCGACGCCGATGCCGGGACCGCCATGGTGTTCGTCCACGGCGGCGCGCCTGGCTTGACACCGTATGCCAGCGGCGCCCACATCTGGGGCCAGGTGCTGCGCCGCTTCGCGGCGGACGGCATGGTCCTGGCGCTGGATCTGCCTGGCTTCGGCGGCACGGGCGCGGGAACAGCGGCAGGACCCGCCCCGGTACCCGAGGCAAAACGCGCCGCCGGTCCGGCTGGCTCGGCAAGCGGCATCCCGGCCTACGGCATCGAGCCCATGATCGACCATATCGATGCCGTGCTGCGCGCCGTCGGCATCCGCCGCTGCCACATCGTCGCGCACGACACCGGCGGGCTCGCCGCCCTGCTGCTGGCCTGTCGCCAGCCAGGCTATGTCGAGGCCGTCAGCGTCGTGTCGTCGGTGGCCGCGGCGCCCACCGGCGACGGAGTCGAGAACCTGACCCTGGCCCATCCGCCGCTGCCGGCCGGTACACGCGACAGCCAGCGCTGGGCGCTCGAGCGCGTCTCCTACTCGCACCACCACGTGGGGGACGTTCTGGACGAATGCGTGCAGGCGGCGCGGCAGGAACCCGCGCGTACCGCCGCCGCGCACATGGCGGACGCCGCCACCCGCCAGGCCTGGGCCGCCTCCCTGGCGCGCTCCAAGGCCCGGTTGTTCGAACTATGCCGCGATGGCGGCGTGCCCGCGCCGGTACAGGTCATCTGGGGCACGCACGACCCGCTCGCGACCGTGGACCAGGGCATGTGGCTGTACCGCATTCTGGCGCAGCGACAGCCCACGGCGCATTTCCACCTGATCAACCGGGCGGGCGCGCTGCCTTTCCGCGAAGAACCCGACGCTTTCCACGCCGTGGTCTCCGCGTTCTCTGACGCCTTACGCTGATCCAGGCGGCCGAAGCCGCATACAAGGGGAATACACATGAAGCGCGTACTTGGAGTCTGCATTGCCCTGATCGTGTCATGCATGGCGGCGTCCGGCGCCGCCGCGGAGTTTCCGGACCGGCCGATCCGCCTGATCATGCCTTTCAGCCCCGGCGGGCCCACGGATATGGTGGCTCGCGTGCTGGCGCAGCATGCCGGGCAACGTCTGGGGCAGACCATCGTGGTGGAAAACCGCGCCGGCGCGAACGGCATCATCGGCACCGGCGCGGTCGCGACGGCAACGCCGGACGGCTACACGCTGCTGCTGGCGCCGACGTCGCACACCATCAATCCCAGCCTGTACAAGAAGCTGCCCTACGACACCGTGCGCGACTTTGCCTCGGTGATCTACGTCGGAAACTCGCCCGGCCTGGTACTGGTGACCGGCCCGCAGGTTCCGGCCACGACGGTACGGGAGCTGGTGGAACTCAGCCGCAAACCCGGCACGTCCATTGCCTATGGTTCGGCCGGCAACGGCAACCTGCTGCACCTGGCGGGCGAATACTTCAACCGCGCCACGGGTTCACGCATGCTGCACGTGCCGTACAAGGGCGCGGGCGCCATCATCGCCGGCCTGTATTCCGGCGAAATCCAGGCCGCGTTCCTGGGCCCGCCCCAAGCCGCCGAGTTGATCCAGGCCGGCAAGCTGCGCGGCATCGCCGTGACCAGCGCCAAACGCATCCCGCAACTGCCCGACCTGCCCACGATCGCCGAGGCCGGCTACGCCGGCTACGACTTCGACGGCGGCATCCAGGCGGCCATCTACGCGCCGGCCGCCACCCCCAAGGCGGTGATCGCCAGGCTGAACGACACGTTCAACGCCGTGCTCATGGAACCGGAGATCCGGGAACGCTTCGCCACGCTGGCGCTGGACATCGCCGGCGGGCCGCCGTCCGCGCTGGACCAACAGGTCGCCCGGCGCATGGCCTTGTATGCGGACCTGGTGCGCCAGGCCGGCATCCAGCCCGAATGATGCCGGCCGTGCGTCCGCCGGTCCTTACAGGAACCTCTCCATGACCACACCACCCATGAACCAATCCGGCCCCCGCTATCCGCGCGACTGGCACTGGCCGCACGGCGAGCACATCGCCGTTTCCGTCACGCTGGCCTTCGAATCCTTCGTGAACCACAGCCAGATCACCTTGGAGAAGACCGCCAACAAGACGGATCATTTTTCGCTCAGCTATGCCGAGTACGGCGCCAAGGCGGGCATCTGGCGGCTGATGGACCTGCTGGACGAATTCGGCATCAAGAGCAACGTATCGACCAATGGACTGGCGGCGGAAAAGCACCCGCACGTGATCCGCGCCCTCGTGGACGCAGGCCATGAGGTGGCCGGCCATGCGTGGGCCAACGACGTGCTGATGCGGGACGACGACCCCGCCGCCGAGTTGGAAGAAATCCGCCGCTGCACGCGCGTGCTGACGGAAACCGCCGGCCGGCCGCCGCTGGGCTGGACCAGCCCGGGCAGCGCCGGCTCGGCCAACACGCTGGATTTCCTGAAGCGGGAAGGCTATCTCTGGAACGCCGACGATGCCAGCGACGACCTGCCGTTCATCCGCGAAACCGCGCACGGCCCGATCGTCATCATGCCGCGAACCAACCTGCCGCACAACGACCTGTGGATGTGGGTCTGGGGCCGCAACCCGCCTTCCATCATCTGGGACGGCTTCAAGGACACCTTCGACGAGTTGTACCGGGAAGGCCAGGCCGGACGGCCCAAGTGGACGGAGATCACGCTGCACGCCCACATGGCCGGCCGCCCCACGCTGATACCGACGCTACGCCGCTGCCTGTCCTATGCGCGCGAACACCAGGGCGTATGGTGGGCGACGAAGTCGGAGATTGCCGCCTGGACGCAGCGGATGAGCGGCGGGGACGCGGGGGCGCCGCGTGCCTAGAAGCCGCGGCACCGGCGTGACGCCGCGACGGCATCCTGCCGGAAGCCGCACGCAGGCGCGGCCCTATTCCGAATACCACAAGGCATCCGCCATCGGCAGCCGGTAGTCGGCGTCCGCCAGCTGCCGACGCAGCTCCAGCGATTGCTCGTCCGACAGTTCGACCAGCGGTGGGCGCACGATGCGCCAGGCATCGTCGCCAGACTGCCAGGCCACGGCTTCCTTCATCGCCGAGATCATCGGAAAGGCCTGGAAGATGCCGCGGATCTTGCGGATGCGTTCGTGCCAGGCATCCGCCTGCGGCGTCTGCCATTGCTTGTACAGATGCATGATCTCCGTGGCGTTGACGTTGGCGGTGGCGGTGATGCAGCCCACCGCGCCGGCCCGCAGGCCCGGCAGCAGGAATACCTCGCTGCCGGGGAATACATCGAAGCCATCCGCCGCGAACTCGCGCACCATCGCGGCCGTGTTGTCCCAGTCGCCGGAGCTGTCCTTGGCGCCCGCGACCTGTTTGGGATACGCCTTCAGCAGGCGCTCGATCAGCCCCAGGGTGATCGGCACGCCGCTGACCGGCGGTATGTGATACAGGTAGACCCGCAGGCGCTCGTCGCCGACGCCCTCGATCAGGTTGGCGTAGGCGCGGAACAGGCCTTCGTCGCTGACGCCCTTGTAGTAGAACGGCGGCAGCACCAGCACGCCCGCGCAGCCGGCCCGCACCGCATGGCGCGTCAGTTCGACCGCGTCCGGGATCGCGCAGGCGCCGGTCCCGGGCATCATGCGCTCGGGCGGCAGGCCCGCCGACAGCAGCGCATCCAGCAGGCTGCGTTTTTCCGCGACGGACATGGACGCGGCTTCCGAGTTGGTGCCGAAGACCGCCAGCCCGACGCCCTGCTCGACCAGGGCGCGGCAGTGCCGCACCAGGCCTTCCGTGCTGGGCTTGCGGTCCAGCTCGAACGGTGTCAGCACCGGCGACAGCACGCCGCGCAGACGATGATCATGGGGATGGGACATGGCGGACTCCTCCTGGCGGAACGGGCGCCTCGTACGCGGGCGCCACAACGGCAAGGTAGCAGTGTCGCCCGATCGGGAACAAGAAGAAACACCGTTCCGTTACTATCACACCGCAATAATTTTCTGGATGGGCATACCGCGCCTGGGCGCTTTGCCCGGCCGCCCGGCCGGGCGTGGACTGGAACATGGACACGCGCTATCTGCAGAGCTTCGTCACCGTGGTCGAAAGCGGTTCGTTCGCGCAGGCGGCGCGTCGCCTGGACCTGACGCCCACCGCCGTGGCCGCGCGCATCAAGGCCCTGGAAGAAACGCTGGGCCTGTCGCTGATCAAGCGCGCCGGGCGTTCCGTGCGCCCCACCGAGCCCGGCATGCGCATCCTGGAACGCGCCCGCGCCCTGCTGCGCGATGCGCGCGACCTGGCCGCGCTGGCCGAAGACGACGCCGCCTACGGCGAGCTGCGGCTCGGCGTCTTCGTTTCCGCCATGACCAGCGTGTTGCCGCCCGTGCTCAAGCGCGTGTACGCCCGTTATCCCAGCCTGTCGGTATTCGTCATGCCGGGCGCGTCGGTGGACCTGTGCCACCGCGTGGCGGCCGGCGAGCTGGACGCCGCGATCGTGGTCGAGCCGCAGTTCGCCATCGGCAAGTCGGTGCGCTGGCAATCCATCATGGAAGAACCGCTGGTGGTGGTCGCGCCCGCCGCCATGAAGGGGCGCGATCCGCACGACCTGCTGCGCACCCAGCCCTTCATCCGTTATGACCGGTCGGTACTGGGCGGCCAACTGGCGGACCGCTACCTGCGCGATCACCGCATCGTGCCGCACCAGCGGCTCGAGATGGACAGCCTGCTGGGGGTGGCGGCACTGGTGGACCAGGGGCTGGGCGTTGCGCTGCTGCCCGACTGGTCATCTCTGTGGTCGGCGCGCTATGCCTTGACGCGCATCGCCCTGCCGGGCCGCGCGCCGGTGCGCCGCGTCGGCCTGGTGTGGCAGGCGCAGGGCGCGCGCACGGCGTTGGCGGAAACGCTGCTGGAAGTCGCGCGCGCGATCTTCGCCGGCGACGGTGGAAAGCCGGGCGCGCGTGGCGATTGACCACACACGCTGCTAAGGCTTGCCCACCGGCGTACTGCCGTTGTCCTTGGTGCCGCGCAGGAAATCGAAATCGCAACCCTGGTCGGCCTGCGTAACCGACGTCAGGAACAGCTTGCGATAGCCACGGTCGTCGCCTTCGCGCGGCGGCCGTGGCTGCCATTGCGCCTTGCGGCGCGACAGTTCGGCATCGTCCACCAGCAGCGTGAGCTCGCGCTGGCTGACGCTGAGGCGGATGCGGTCGCCGGTGCGCACCAGCGCCAGCGGCCCGCCTATGGCCGATTCCGGCGTGACGTGCAGCACGATGGAGCCCGACGCGGTTCCGCTCATGCGGCCATCCGAGATGCGCACCATGTCCTTCACGCCGGCGCGCGCCAGTTTGCGCGGGATCGGCATGTAGCCGGCTTCCGGCATGCCGGGCGCGCCCACCGGTCCGATGTGCTTCAACACCATGATGTCGTCGGCCTGGATGTCCAGCGCGTCGTCATCGACCCGCGTGGCCAGGTCTTCCAGGTCCTCGAAGACCACGGCGCGGCCTTCGTGCTCCATCAGCGCCGCGGTGGCGGCCGATTGCTTGATGATGGCGCCGCCGGGCGCGAGGTTGCCGCGCAGCACCGCGATGCCGCCCTGGGCAAAAATGGGCTGGCCGAATGGCCGGATGACGTCCTGCGGAAACGGCGGCGGCGCATCGTCCAGCTCCTGGCCCAGGGTACGGCCCGTCACCGTCAGCGCGTCCAGGTGCAGCAGGGGACGCAGTTCGCGCAGCAGCGTGCGCACCCCGCCGGCCTTGTGGAAGTCCTCCATATAGTTCTGGCCCGACGGCTTGAGGTCGACCAGCACCGGCGTTT
This genomic interval from Bordetella genomosp. 8 contains the following:
- the hydA gene encoding dihydropyrimidinase; this translates as MSLPDSPGAYDLVVRNARVATAADVFETDIGVRDGRIAALARGLPAGAREIDAAGRWVLPGGVDAHCHLAQKTGDGSVMADDFRSGTRSAACGGTTTVIPFAAQLKGESLAQAVRDYHAVADGQACIDYAFHMIVADATPSVTNEELPALIDQGYTSFKIYMTYDDLKLDDRQILDVLYAARRHGAMTMIHAESSDCIAWLADRMLAEGLDTPPYHALSRPPVAEREATHRAISLAELLDTPILIVHVSGPDAIEQIRWAQTRGLKIYAETCPQYLFLTAADLEGDLLHGARCICSPPPRDEAAQQAVWNGLANGTFQVFSSDHAPFRFDGPGGKKPEGEHTPFNHVPNGIPGLETRLPLLFSEGVLQGRMDINDFVALTSTQPAKLYGLYPRKGTIAIGTDADMVIWDTGITRVIRNGDLHHNVDYTPYEGRTVQAWPAITLSRGQVVYADGVFQGQAGQGRFLRCDRPAPARPRRATRRHAPWLSALSRMDAWTDAGTAGDVGDAA
- a CDS encoding amidohydrolase family protein, which produces MNAAPFFDLLITNVTALTVDPANPCIAHASIGVRDGRIAWIGAAVPPGAQATRMLDGTGRVATPGFVNVHTHSVLTMVRGVAADLGFAPSYTPGIPKASDLDDEQACALARLGAMEALLAGSTVIGDHFTHADSTTEAIAALGPRVAASWRILDVDFDRVARSREWVHEPAIGAALLARGLQLADRWAGHPRVTVQLAAHAADTCSDQLLADVALHAGRLGLRVNTHLGQSQAEVDRVRARCGKTSTQVMDQAGLLNDRLIAGHCIYVSPDDAARLAAAGAHVAHIPKCNAASGRLAPTPMLRRAGLNIALATDTQHGDMIELMRWALATARIQEGRVDDAWQPADVLHMATQGGADAMGLGDELGSLSVGKQADIVLLDATRPHWVPLVNPAGTLVHTGQGRDVETVIVAGDIVVDQGRPVYADLDRICEDGRRAARQVWEKAS
- a CDS encoding LysR family transcriptional regulator yields the protein MELRQLRYFIAVAEELSFTRAAALLHVSQPPVSRQIMLLEAEIGTPLFERSKQYVRLTAAGAHFYEQARALVAAAQAAVVSTRRVAAGQVGKIAIGLGGTAAYLFPDALALFRRRHPEVELVLNPLNLAYHQAALVEGRIDVGLVVLPIDDDELETRKLTRMRLLAALPAEHALAARRGLSLRDLADEDFVMVPWSKGRGFGRLALQACRRAGFVPNVVQEAEPMESVLGMVAAGAGVALVPESMDKLHGRKVAYRPIKESYAAAEIAIAWRKGDASPILRAFLACCPNGCGGTRKGAG
- a CDS encoding alpha/beta fold hydrolase, coding for MTQPDPQRASAPSYSGMPQGRWVDVAQVRTRYFEAGSGEPVVFIYGGNFGMADGASSAYTWNLNLQALADAGYRAIAFDKLGQGETGNPSRDQDYTMQAVVDHAAAFLRALDLPPVHLVGHSRGGYAATRLTLQHPQSVRTLTIVNSGTLSPGVGTNEVVLCNPPHARGSREAVRWVYENYSHDPGVVTDEWVDAVMRILALDKYRETVAKMAGEGLGERVFLPELARQKRETLRWLDEGRLQRPVQVVWGYNDRTAVLERGMELFRAVSRHQRDALFSVINESGHFPFREHPAQFNALLARFFALQRAACAADAVGAA
- a CDS encoding alpha/beta fold hydrolase; this translates as MNDASMTLPGLQTCMLEIGGRPARLLRGGDADAGTAMVFVHGGAPGLTPYASGAHIWGQVLRRFAADGMVLALDLPGFGGTGAGTAAGPAPVPEAKRAAGPAGSASGIPAYGIEPMIDHIDAVLRAVGIRRCHIVAHDTGGLAALLLACRQPGYVEAVSVVSSVAAAPTGDGVENLTLAHPPLPAGTRDSQRWALERVSYSHHHVGDVLDECVQAARQEPARTAAAHMADAATRQAWAASLARSKARLFELCRDGGVPAPVQVIWGTHDPLATVDQGMWLYRILAQRQPTAHFHLINRAGALPFREEPDAFHAVVSAFSDALR
- a CDS encoding Bug family tripartite tricarboxylate transporter substrate binding protein; the protein is MKRVLGVCIALIVSCMAASGAAAEFPDRPIRLIMPFSPGGPTDMVARVLAQHAGQRLGQTIVVENRAGANGIIGTGAVATATPDGYTLLLAPTSHTINPSLYKKLPYDTVRDFASVIYVGNSPGLVLVTGPQVPATTVRELVELSRKPGTSIAYGSAGNGNLLHLAGEYFNRATGSRMLHVPYKGAGAIIAGLYSGEIQAAFLGPPQAAELIQAGKLRGIAVTSAKRIPQLPDLPTIAEAGYAGYDFDGGIQAAIYAPAATPKAVIARLNDTFNAVLMEPEIRERFATLALDIAGGPPSALDQQVARRMALYADLVRQAGIQPE
- a CDS encoding polysaccharide deacetylase family protein, producing the protein MTTPPMNQSGPRYPRDWHWPHGEHIAVSVTLAFESFVNHSQITLEKTANKTDHFSLSYAEYGAKAGIWRLMDLLDEFGIKSNVSTNGLAAEKHPHVIRALVDAGHEVAGHAWANDVLMRDDDPAAELEEIRRCTRVLTETAGRPPLGWTSPGSAGSANTLDFLKREGYLWNADDASDDLPFIRETAHGPIVIMPRTNLPHNDLWMWVWGRNPPSIIWDGFKDTFDELYREGQAGRPKWTEITLHAHMAGRPTLIPTLRRCLSYAREHQGVWWATKSEIAAWTQRMSGGDAGAPRA
- a CDS encoding dihydrodipicolinate synthase family protein; translation: MSHPHDHRLRGVLSPVLTPFELDRKPSTEGLVRHCRALVEQGVGLAVFGTNSEAASMSVAEKRSLLDALLSAGLPPERMMPGTGACAIPDAVELTRHAVRAGCAGVLVLPPFYYKGVSDEGLFRAYANLIEGVGDERLRVYLYHIPPVSGVPITLGLIERLLKAYPKQVAGAKDSSGDWDNTAAMVREFAADGFDVFPGSEVFLLPGLRAGAVGCITATANVNATEIMHLYKQWQTPQADAWHERIRKIRGIFQAFPMISAMKEAVAWQSGDDAWRIVRPPLVELSDEQSLELRRQLADADYRLPMADALWYSE
- a CDS encoding LysR family transcriptional regulator gives rise to the protein MDTRYLQSFVTVVESGSFAQAARRLDLTPTAVAARIKALEETLGLSLIKRAGRSVRPTEPGMRILERARALLRDARDLAALAEDDAAYGELRLGVFVSAMTSVLPPVLKRVYARYPSLSVFVMPGASVDLCHRVAAGELDAAIVVEPQFAIGKSVRWQSIMEEPLVVVAPAAMKGRDPHDLLRTQPFIRYDRSVLGGQLADRYLRDHRIVPHQRLEMDSLLGVAALVDQGLGVALLPDWSSLWSARYALTRIALPGRAPVRRVGLVWQAQGARTALAETLLEVARAIFAGDGGKPGARGD